Proteins encoded within one genomic window of Anastrepha ludens isolate Willacy chromosome 4, idAnaLude1.1, whole genome shotgun sequence:
- the LOC128860794 gene encoding N-acetyltransferase eco isoform X2 — translation METPKSVRKPKLTRNPTPRLSERKKSLFSDRETKEAGNDMLEGIKLLESSDTNTERKSFMTGRDVKNSECATPLRRSPRNKGTKKLSQNCPLKSVSGKENTLNSDADEQLQKMFSNSMRITSHNGQNTKSELQKRHHGEIGETTGLSPNKKHPRYIFNDDVLSTISTKKFYSASRSSPEIQKVCSSIWKGTNTATPNNKNISPKSRGRLERRGIPRVNINKGVKHKIRRPPRQNVSKGNNYINTLSSVNIDLILKNVRNENLKNRIALKREQRQNIEKIHNIFRSCKNPIEMARPLTVLSGTDDTNNNSSDYVLPSSENNRDFKIVEIDTDFSDIESNFDEYEELSNAEEVIPIISHQPTAIEATISESETESRVATSPIKRKFFKSGRSNHTPKEVRITDNIKASMCNGKLSLIQEEKKIKKKLKRRPSTTYDITDEQATVEAILKNLDDTAYGDVVEGGNESGAINQSNSEQGKQNQLVESLSIQLESEIDYSYFRKRLPYNTTDPSVIEQQHLLLDFLINNNMCTEENFTIFIADPDNHKEEAARIVDQVFVLVKEQDYFRQRIPYNTSDPEIEMQQHRMLDFLIEHNICTEENFDIFIANYNQRRKEADEITAAIRNQGDELASLSSLQDMSEPSRIQDSVIDNNGYKNTSSLGNSQILDKVIEPPRPITDETSLPLATAYTAAETREKLFPIFYNQYKPLQLESKRNIPRTWNLGRGSNQYQIDAGQKNFGAHQCKQCGLVYSIHEPEEEKLHRDFHASLHLLRFKGWIDEDIVAIYPEWGADGRILRITETSHNRRHERLADILKIVDKELGFASFVIPQTFVAYLAVRKFQIVGVCLVVPLEKANKYINVNGTDCCTEEEYPAKCGISRIWVSPLHRRLHIASKLIHAVQQNTIFGEEISLDKIAFSAPTENGRMFAQKVTHLDNFLVYQ, via the exons atggagaCTCCGAAAAGTGTAAGAAAACCAAAACTTACTCGCAACCCAACACCTCGACTATCAGAACGAAAGAAAAGCTTATTCTCTGATAGAGAAACCAAAGAGGCGGGAAATGATATGTTGGAGGGAATCAAATTGCTGGAGTCATCCGATACTAATACGGAAAGAAAATCCTTCATGACAGGGA GAGATGTGAAGAACTCCGAATGTGCGACACCTCTACGAAGAAGTCCTCGTAACAAAGGAACCAAGAAGCTATCTCAGAATTGCCCTTTAAAGTCCGTTAGTGGTAAAGAAAATACCCTAAACTCAGATGCTGATGAgcaattacaaaaaatgttcaGCAACTCAATGAGGATAACGTCTCATAATGGCCAAAATACAAAAAGTGAGTTACAAAAACGACACCATGGTGAAATAGGAGAAACCACAGGACTAAGTCCAAATAAAAAACACCCgagatatatttttaatgatgaTGTGCTTTCTacgatttcaacaaaaaaattttattctgcATCGCGTTCAAGTCCTGAAATACAGAAAGTTTGCTCTAGCATTTGGAAGGGAACTAATACTGCaacaccaaataataaaaatatatcccCAAAAAGTCGAGGTCGCCTTGAACGTCGGGGAATTCCACGAGTAAATATTAACAAAGGCGTGAAGCATAAAATTCGACGACCTCCTAGACAAAATGTGTCTaaaggaaataattatattaatacacTTTCTTCTGTAAACATAGATCTGATATTAAAGAATGTGCGTAATGAAAACTTGAAAAATCGTATTGCTTTGAAACGAGAACAGCGCCAAAACATAGAAAAGATACATAACATTTTTCGCTCATGTAAAAATCCTATAGAAATGGCCCGACCGCTCACTGTTTTATCAGGCACAGATGACACGAACAATAACTCATCGGATTATGTTTTGCCTTCGAGTGAAAATAATCgtgattttaaaattgttgagaTTGATACAGATTTTTCGGATATAGAAAGTAATTTCGATGAATATGAAGAACTATCAAATGCAGAGGAAGTCATACCAATAATTTCTCATCAACCTACTGCTATTGAAGCAACAATAAGTGAAAGTGAAACTGAATCACGAGTAGCCACCTCTCCAATCAagcgaaaatttttcaaatctggTCGTTCTAATCATACTCCAAAAGAAGTTCGTATTACAGATAATATAAAAGCTTCCATGTGTAATGGGAAATTATCATTGATACaagaagaaaagaagataaagaaaaaattaaaacgacgACCCTCAA CTACCTACGATATCACAGATGAACAAGCTACTGTTGAggcgattttgaaaaatttggacGATACTGCATATGGTGATGTGGTAGAAGGCGGTAATGAAAGCGGAGCAATCAATCAATCTAATTCTGAACAAGGCAAACAAAATCAGCTTGTAGAATCGCTTAGCATTCAGCTTGAATCTGAGATCGACTATTCGTATTTTCGTAAACGATTACCGTACAATACGACTGATCCCTCAGTTATAGAACAGCAACATTTATTGCTTGACTTCCTAATCAACAATAACATGTGCACAGaagaaaacttcactatattCATAGCAGATCCCGACAATCATAAGGAGGAGGCTGCAAGAATCGTTGATCAGGTATTTGTGTTGGTCAAAGAGCAAGATTACTTCCGACAACGGATACCGTATAACACGAGCGATCCAGAAATCGAAATGCAGCAACATCGAATGCTTGACTTTCTTATTGAGCACAATATATGTACGgaagaaaattttgatattttcattgcAAACTACAACCAAAGACGTAAGGAGGCAGATGAAATAACTGCTGCTATTCGAAATCAAGGTGATGAATTAGCATCCTTAAGCAGTTTGCAAGATATGAGTGAACCCTCCAGGATTCAGGACAGTGTCATTGATAATAACGGTTATAAAAATACGAGCAGCCTTGGAAATTCACAAATACTAGATAAAGTAATTGAACCTCCCAGACCTATTACAGACGAAACTTCACTGCCTTTGGCAACAGCTTATACTGCTGCTGAGACTAGAGAAAAACTTTTCCCTATATTTTATAACCAATACAAACCTTTACAATTGGAATCTAAGCGAAACATACCCCGAACATGGAATTTAGGTCGGGGAAGTAATCAATACCAAATCGATGCAgggcaaaaaaattttggtgcCCATCAGTGTAAACAGTGCGGACTTGTTTACAGCATTCACGAGCCAGAAGAAGAGAAATTGCATCGCGACTTTCATGCTTCTTTGCATTTGCTGCGTTTTAAGGGATGGATTGATGAAGATATTGTGGCTATATATCCCGAATGGGGTGCGGATGGTCGTATATTACGTATCACTGAAACATCACACAATCGACGACATGAACGTTTAGCTGACATATTAAAGATTGTCGATAAGGAGCTGGGATTCGCCTCCTTTGTTATTCCACAAACTTTTGTT GCATATTTGGCGGtacgaaaatttcaaattgtagGAGTATGTTTAGTTGTGCCCCTCGAGAAAGCAAATAAGTATATTAATGTTAATGGAACTGATTGTTGTACCGAAGAAGAGTATCCTGCAAA ATGTGGCATATCTCGTATATGGGTCTCCCCCCTACACAGACGTCTACATATAGCATCAAAACTTATTCACGCGGTTCAACAAAATACCATATTTGGAGAGGAGATCTCTCTGGATAAGATAGCTTTCAGTGCCCCAACAGAAAATGGGCGTATGTTTGCTCAAAAAGTAACACATTTAGATAATTTCTTAGTGTACCAGTGA
- the LOC128861973 gene encoding trypsin-2 produces the protein MIKDVTDKLEVSSVPCNHRSPKIVGGSEAGKSELPFMVSLTRRGGHFCGASILNEQWLVTAGHCVCNGLNKIFQTSQIQGVIGLHSISQYINGNSAEKSTPIRINFKNIVPHPKYECTNVKNDIALLQLDAPLVFTERVKPICVTVENPLMEYENQLATVSGWGWTNENQEEGHKADVLKKVAVKIWNNNSCEKSYKLNGKPNSLISDTQLCAGYKNGGADSCWADSGGPLIMKNQILVGIVSTGIGCARPGLPGIYTRVSKYVNWIESVLRKNPNI, from the exons ATGATTAAAGATGTTACTGataaattagaag TTTCTTCAGTGCCTTGTAACCATCGCAGTCCGAAAATTGTTGGAGGTTCTGAAGCCGGGAAAAGTGAATTACCATTTATGGTAAGTCTAACAAGACGCGGAGGACACTTTTGCGGTGCTAGTATATTAAATGAACAATGGCTTGTGACGGCGGGGCATTGCGTTTGCAATGGATTGAACAAGATATTTCAAACATCACAAATCCAAGGAGTTATTGGTCTTCATAGTATTTCGCAATATATTAACGGTAACTCAGCGGAAAAATCTACTCCCATTCGAATTAACTTTAAAAACATAGTACCACATCCAAAATATGAATGTACGAACGTAAAAAATGATATTG CCCTACTACAATTGGATGCACCTTTGGTATTTACGGAAAGAGTAAAGCCAATTTGCGTAACTGTTGAAAATCCTCTTATGGAGTATGAAAATCAGTTAGCAACGGTATCCGGTTGGGGATGGACAAATGAGAATCAAGAAGAAGGTCACAAAGCGGATGTTTTAAAAAAGGTAGCAGTCAAAATCTGGAACAACAATAGTTGCGAGAAGTCTTATAAATTAAATGGAAAACCTAACAGTTTGATATCAGACACACAGTTATGTGCGGGATATAAAAATGGAGGAGCGGATTCGTGTTGG gCTGATTCTGGAGGTCCACTGATTATGAAAAACCAAATATTAGTAGGCATTGTCTCTACGGGAATTGGTTGTGCCAGACCAGGACTTCCAGGAATATACACACGCGTCAGCAAGTATGTCAACTGGATTGAATCTGTTTTACGTAAAAACCCTAATATATAA
- the LOC128860794 gene encoding N-acetyltransferase eco isoform X1 produces the protein METPKSVRKPKLTRNPTPRLSERKKSLFSDRETKEAGNDMLEGIKLLESSDTNTERKSFMTGSRHSIEGLLESNCSRAISFLNDVSGDVKNSECATPLRRSPRNKGTKKLSQNCPLKSVSGKENTLNSDADEQLQKMFSNSMRITSHNGQNTKSELQKRHHGEIGETTGLSPNKKHPRYIFNDDVLSTISTKKFYSASRSSPEIQKVCSSIWKGTNTATPNNKNISPKSRGRLERRGIPRVNINKGVKHKIRRPPRQNVSKGNNYINTLSSVNIDLILKNVRNENLKNRIALKREQRQNIEKIHNIFRSCKNPIEMARPLTVLSGTDDTNNNSSDYVLPSSENNRDFKIVEIDTDFSDIESNFDEYEELSNAEEVIPIISHQPTAIEATISESETESRVATSPIKRKFFKSGRSNHTPKEVRITDNIKASMCNGKLSLIQEEKKIKKKLKRRPSTTYDITDEQATVEAILKNLDDTAYGDVVEGGNESGAINQSNSEQGKQNQLVESLSIQLESEIDYSYFRKRLPYNTTDPSVIEQQHLLLDFLINNNMCTEENFTIFIADPDNHKEEAARIVDQVFVLVKEQDYFRQRIPYNTSDPEIEMQQHRMLDFLIEHNICTEENFDIFIANYNQRRKEADEITAAIRNQGDELASLSSLQDMSEPSRIQDSVIDNNGYKNTSSLGNSQILDKVIEPPRPITDETSLPLATAYTAAETREKLFPIFYNQYKPLQLESKRNIPRTWNLGRGSNQYQIDAGQKNFGAHQCKQCGLVYSIHEPEEEKLHRDFHASLHLLRFKGWIDEDIVAIYPEWGADGRILRITETSHNRRHERLADILKIVDKELGFASFVIPQTFVAYLAVRKFQIVGVCLVVPLEKANKYINVNGTDCCTEEEYPAKCGISRIWVSPLHRRLHIASKLIHAVQQNTIFGEEISLDKIAFSAPTENGRMFAQKVTHLDNFLVYQ, from the exons atggagaCTCCGAAAAGTGTAAGAAAACCAAAACTTACTCGCAACCCAACACCTCGACTATCAGAACGAAAGAAAAGCTTATTCTCTGATAGAGAAACCAAAGAGGCGGGAAATGATATGTTGGAGGGAATCAAATTGCTGGAGTCATCCGATACTAATACGGAAAGAAAATCCTTCATGACAGGGAGTAGGCACAGTATTGAGGGACTTTTGGAATCAAATTGTTCACGTGCCATTAGTTTTCTTAATGATGTTTCAGGAGATGTGAAGAACTCCGAATGTGCGACACCTCTACGAAGAAGTCCTCGTAACAAAGGAACCAAGAAGCTATCTCAGAATTGCCCTTTAAAGTCCGTTAGTGGTAAAGAAAATACCCTAAACTCAGATGCTGATGAgcaattacaaaaaatgttcaGCAACTCAATGAGGATAACGTCTCATAATGGCCAAAATACAAAAAGTGAGTTACAAAAACGACACCATGGTGAAATAGGAGAAACCACAGGACTAAGTCCAAATAAAAAACACCCgagatatatttttaatgatgaTGTGCTTTCTacgatttcaacaaaaaaattttattctgcATCGCGTTCAAGTCCTGAAATACAGAAAGTTTGCTCTAGCATTTGGAAGGGAACTAATACTGCaacaccaaataataaaaatatatcccCAAAAAGTCGAGGTCGCCTTGAACGTCGGGGAATTCCACGAGTAAATATTAACAAAGGCGTGAAGCATAAAATTCGACGACCTCCTAGACAAAATGTGTCTaaaggaaataattatattaatacacTTTCTTCTGTAAACATAGATCTGATATTAAAGAATGTGCGTAATGAAAACTTGAAAAATCGTATTGCTTTGAAACGAGAACAGCGCCAAAACATAGAAAAGATACATAACATTTTTCGCTCATGTAAAAATCCTATAGAAATGGCCCGACCGCTCACTGTTTTATCAGGCACAGATGACACGAACAATAACTCATCGGATTATGTTTTGCCTTCGAGTGAAAATAATCgtgattttaaaattgttgagaTTGATACAGATTTTTCGGATATAGAAAGTAATTTCGATGAATATGAAGAACTATCAAATGCAGAGGAAGTCATACCAATAATTTCTCATCAACCTACTGCTATTGAAGCAACAATAAGTGAAAGTGAAACTGAATCACGAGTAGCCACCTCTCCAATCAagcgaaaatttttcaaatctggTCGTTCTAATCATACTCCAAAAGAAGTTCGTATTACAGATAATATAAAAGCTTCCATGTGTAATGGGAAATTATCATTGATACaagaagaaaagaagataaagaaaaaattaaaacgacgACCCTCAA CTACCTACGATATCACAGATGAACAAGCTACTGTTGAggcgattttgaaaaatttggacGATACTGCATATGGTGATGTGGTAGAAGGCGGTAATGAAAGCGGAGCAATCAATCAATCTAATTCTGAACAAGGCAAACAAAATCAGCTTGTAGAATCGCTTAGCATTCAGCTTGAATCTGAGATCGACTATTCGTATTTTCGTAAACGATTACCGTACAATACGACTGATCCCTCAGTTATAGAACAGCAACATTTATTGCTTGACTTCCTAATCAACAATAACATGTGCACAGaagaaaacttcactatattCATAGCAGATCCCGACAATCATAAGGAGGAGGCTGCAAGAATCGTTGATCAGGTATTTGTGTTGGTCAAAGAGCAAGATTACTTCCGACAACGGATACCGTATAACACGAGCGATCCAGAAATCGAAATGCAGCAACATCGAATGCTTGACTTTCTTATTGAGCACAATATATGTACGgaagaaaattttgatattttcattgcAAACTACAACCAAAGACGTAAGGAGGCAGATGAAATAACTGCTGCTATTCGAAATCAAGGTGATGAATTAGCATCCTTAAGCAGTTTGCAAGATATGAGTGAACCCTCCAGGATTCAGGACAGTGTCATTGATAATAACGGTTATAAAAATACGAGCAGCCTTGGAAATTCACAAATACTAGATAAAGTAATTGAACCTCCCAGACCTATTACAGACGAAACTTCACTGCCTTTGGCAACAGCTTATACTGCTGCTGAGACTAGAGAAAAACTTTTCCCTATATTTTATAACCAATACAAACCTTTACAATTGGAATCTAAGCGAAACATACCCCGAACATGGAATTTAGGTCGGGGAAGTAATCAATACCAAATCGATGCAgggcaaaaaaattttggtgcCCATCAGTGTAAACAGTGCGGACTTGTTTACAGCATTCACGAGCCAGAAGAAGAGAAATTGCATCGCGACTTTCATGCTTCTTTGCATTTGCTGCGTTTTAAGGGATGGATTGATGAAGATATTGTGGCTATATATCCCGAATGGGGTGCGGATGGTCGTATATTACGTATCACTGAAACATCACACAATCGACGACATGAACGTTTAGCTGACATATTAAAGATTGTCGATAAGGAGCTGGGATTCGCCTCCTTTGTTATTCCACAAACTTTTGTT GCATATTTGGCGGtacgaaaatttcaaattgtagGAGTATGTTTAGTTGTGCCCCTCGAGAAAGCAAATAAGTATATTAATGTTAATGGAACTGATTGTTGTACCGAAGAAGAGTATCCTGCAAA ATGTGGCATATCTCGTATATGGGTCTCCCCCCTACACAGACGTCTACATATAGCATCAAAACTTATTCACGCGGTTCAACAAAATACCATATTTGGAGAGGAGATCTCTCTGGATAAGATAGCTTTCAGTGCCCCAACAGAAAATGGGCGTATGTTTGCTCAAAAAGTAACACATTTAGATAATTTCTTAGTGTACCAGTGA